A portion of the Segatella copri DSM 18205 genome contains these proteins:
- a CDS encoding nucleobase:cation symporter-2 family protein, with product MEQSIENLYKLDGRVPVGKALPFGLQHVLAMFVSNIAPIMILAGAIGLDSSVSAVLIQNCMVIAGIGTLVQLYPVWRIGSRLPIVMGISFTFLSLAIAIAGAHGMGTLIGAVIIGGLVEGTLGLFAKYWIKLIPPVVAATVVTAIGFSLLPVGANSFAGGQGAADFGSMNNWVVGSVTLLACLLCQIFAKGFLRSLSVLVGLLVGYILALFMGMIDFSGLSGLSIVALPKLLPFTPEFNIGAILSVVAVYLVSATETIGDTSALCNSALKRDPKTKEMGAAVCCDGFVSSVSGLFGCTPITSFSQNVGLAAMSGVVNRFTIAMGAIIMIIGGIFPAIGYVLTTIPQAVLGGCTIMMFGSILFAGFGMMARTGFSQRNMVIVSLSLSVGLGFTSATGMFNIFPEIVRTVFADNCVAVVFLLAVILNLVLPKNLDKA from the coding sequence CCCGTAGGTAAAGCACTCCCATTTGGTCTTCAGCATGTGCTGGCGATGTTTGTCAGCAATATTGCGCCAATCATGATTCTCGCTGGTGCGATAGGTCTGGACAGTTCGGTGAGCGCCGTGCTTATCCAGAACTGTATGGTCATCGCTGGTATCGGTACCTTGGTGCAGCTTTATCCGGTATGGCGCATCGGTTCACGCCTTCCTATCGTGATGGGTATCTCCTTCACCTTCCTTTCGCTCGCCATCGCCATTGCCGGTGCTCATGGTATGGGTACTTTGATAGGCGCTGTCATCATTGGTGGTCTGGTAGAAGGAACACTCGGACTTTTCGCCAAGTATTGGATCAAGCTCATTCCGCCTGTAGTAGCCGCTACCGTGGTAACAGCCATCGGTTTCTCGCTCCTTCCTGTTGGTGCCAACTCTTTTGCGGGTGGTCAGGGTGCTGCTGATTTCGGTAGCATGAACAACTGGGTTGTGGGTTCTGTCACTTTGCTGGCTTGTCTGCTTTGTCAGATTTTCGCCAAGGGTTTCTTGCGTTCTCTCTCTGTATTGGTAGGATTGCTGGTAGGTTACATCCTGGCTCTGTTTATGGGAATGATAGATTTCAGCGGACTTTCTGGTCTCTCTATCGTAGCTTTGCCAAAGCTTCTTCCATTTACACCTGAGTTTAATATTGGTGCTATTCTCTCGGTGGTAGCAGTATATCTGGTTTCTGCCACAGAGACGATTGGTGATACTTCTGCGCTCTGCAACAGTGCGTTGAAGCGTGATCCTAAGACTAAGGAGATGGGTGCGGCAGTCTGCTGCGATGGCTTCGTCAGTTCGGTTTCCGGTCTTTTCGGTTGTACTCCTATCACTTCTTTCAGTCAGAACGTAGGTTTGGCAGCGATGTCGGGAGTGGTGAACCGCTTTACTATTGCCATGGGTGCCATCATCATGATTATCGGTGGTATCTTCCCAGCTATCGGTTATGTACTTACTACGATTCCTCAGGCAGTATTGGGTGGCTGTACCATCATGATGTTCGGTAGCATCCTCTTTGCCGGTTTCGGCATGATGGCGCGTACCGGCTTCTCTCAGCGCAACATGGTCATCGTGAGCCTCTCGCTCAGCGTAGGTCTCGGATTCACATCTGCAACAGGTATGTTCAACATCTTCCCAGAGATTGTGCGCACCGTTTTTGCTGATAACTGTGTGGCAGTAGTCTTCCTGCTCGCCGTTATCCTGAACCTCGTGTTGCCGAAGAATCTGGATAAGGCATAA
- a CDS encoding YqiA/YcfP family alpha/beta fold hydrolase: protein MNPYIKQFPDLMAGKKIMYVHGFLSSAQSGTVKMLQELMPNATLVAEDIPVHPEEGIEMLQKMAETEKPDLIIGTSMGGMYTELLKGFDRILVNPAFKMGDTMSSMTGKQEFQNPRKDGVNELMVTKGLIKEYRDFTERCFQDITPEEQQRVYGLFGDADPLVHTFDLFHEHYPLAIPFHGEHRLIDKVAFHYLCPVIRWIDDKQNGKERPIVYIDFDALHDSYMKATSSMHKAYEMLIEHYNVYIVAPAPTNDHEYMAKVQTWVEEYLSTPAYNHIIFCNQKNLLYGDYFIDPSPCDGFMGTTIEYGSDEFKTFEEIITFFERLGGQ, encoded by the coding sequence ATGAATCCATATATCAAACAATTCCCCGACCTCATGGCGGGCAAGAAAATCATGTATGTTCACGGTTTCCTCTCTTCTGCACAGAGCGGCACCGTAAAGATGTTGCAGGAACTGATGCCGAATGCCACCCTCGTGGCTGAAGACATCCCGGTACATCCGGAAGAGGGCATAGAAATGCTGCAGAAGATGGCGGAGACTGAGAAGCCCGACCTCATCATCGGTACCTCGATGGGAGGCATGTATACCGAACTGCTGAAAGGATTCGACCGCATCCTCGTAAACCCTGCCTTCAAGATGGGCGATACTATGAGCAGCATGACCGGCAAGCAGGAATTCCAGAACCCGAGAAAGGACGGAGTGAACGAACTGATGGTTACCAAAGGCCTCATCAAGGAATACCGTGACTTTACCGAGCGTTGCTTCCAGGACATTACTCCCGAGGAGCAGCAACGTGTTTACGGTCTCTTCGGAGATGCTGATCCGTTGGTCCATACCTTCGACCTCTTCCATGAGCACTATCCGCTCGCCATCCCATTCCACGGCGAGCACCGACTTATCGACAAGGTAGCATTCCACTATCTCTGTCCGGTAATCCGATGGATAGACGACAAGCAGAACGGCAAGGAGCGCCCTATCGTATACATCGACTTCGATGCTCTGCACGACAGTTACATGAAGGCAACCAGTTCGATGCACAAGGCTTACGAGATGCTGATAGAGCATTACAACGTATATATCGTAGCCCCAGCGCCAACCAACGACCATGAATACATGGCGAAGGTACAGACTTGGGTGGAGGAATATCTCTCTACCCCAGCCTACAACCACATCATCTTCTGCAACCAGAAGAACCTGCTCTACGGCGATTACTTCATCGACCCTAGCCCATGCGATGGTTTCATGGGTACGACGATAGAATACGGCAGCGATGAATTCAAGACCTTCGAAGAAATCATCACCTTCTTCGAAAGACTGGGAGGACAGTGA
- the xpt gene encoding xanthine phosphoribosyltransferase: MDLLKERIMQEGRCFPGGILKVDSFVNHQMDPILMMDLAKEFVRLFKDIKYNKIITIEASGIAPAIMVGYLTNLPVVFVKKKQPKTMEGMITSVVHSFTKDRDYTVCVSNSYLTPEDHVIFIDDFLANGNASKGVMDLCEKAGAKIEAMGFIIEKAFQHGGDFLRKEGIRYEALATVESLDDCKIVLK; this comes from the coding sequence ATGGATTTACTGAAAGAAAGAATTATGCAGGAGGGCAGATGCTTTCCTGGTGGAATCTTAAAAGTAGACAGCTTTGTGAACCATCAGATGGACCCTATTCTGATGATGGACTTAGCTAAGGAATTCGTGCGCCTTTTCAAGGACATCAAGTACAACAAGATTATTACTATCGAGGCTTCGGGCATCGCGCCTGCCATCATGGTAGGTTATCTGACCAATCTTCCTGTTGTATTTGTGAAGAAAAAGCAGCCTAAGACTATGGAGGGTATGATTACCTCTGTGGTTCACTCTTTTACAAAGGACCGCGATTATACGGTTTGTGTGAGCAACAGTTATCTTACTCCTGAGGACCATGTTATCTTTATCGATGATTTCCTTGCCAATGGTAATGCGTCTAAGGGCGTGATGGACCTTTGCGAGAAGGCTGGTGCCAAGATTGAGGCGATGGGTTTCATCATCGAGAAGGCTTTCCAGCATGGTGGTGACTTCCTGCGCAAGGAGGGAATCCGTTATGAGGCGCTCGCTACCGTAGAGAGCCTGGATGATTGCAAGATTGTCTTGAAGTAA
- a CDS encoding GDSL-type esterase/lipase family protein, with product MKRFIMILCFICTYTLQMAAQTWIGTWATAPQTVVKAFMPYNNNMTNRSVRQIVKVSVGGDVIRLKLSNIYSMQPVVIRSIYIAHAKDSFKIDAKSAQYFKFGNSYKATIPAGRQIVSDALKFNLKNLERVAITINYTSAPDVPTVHMGSRTTSYIMKGVTNAHSNFEKAFRENHWYNISGIDVYTMSNNMSAIAIMGNSITDGKCSTDNAQNRWPDVMSEMLQLKHKITNQGVLNLGIGNNRVTVPGGFGALAKERFDRDILMQSGVKKVIIFEGINDIGAAKSGNSETVARQIIESIQGMMKKAKARKMKVYLGTITPFKGAGYYSHFHEAARLYVNDWIRSQAKNADGILDFAKLLQDPNDDRRMKREYASNDWLHPNPAGYKAMGIYAADIVK from the coding sequence GTGAAAAGATTTATAATGATACTATGCTTCATCTGCACATACACACTACAGATGGCGGCACAAACATGGATTGGAACTTGGGCTACGGCACCACAGACTGTGGTGAAAGCGTTTATGCCCTATAATAACAACATGACAAACCGTTCGGTTCGCCAGATAGTAAAAGTAAGCGTGGGAGGCGACGTGATAAGACTGAAACTGAGCAATATCTACTCGATGCAACCCGTAGTGATACGCTCCATCTATATCGCCCACGCCAAAGACTCTTTCAAGATTGATGCCAAATCGGCTCAATACTTCAAGTTCGGCAACAGCTACAAAGCTACCATTCCTGCCGGCAGGCAGATAGTGAGCGATGCGCTGAAGTTCAATCTCAAGAACCTGGAGCGCGTTGCCATCACCATCAACTATACCTCGGCTCCCGATGTGCCTACCGTTCACATGGGCTCACGTACCACCTCTTATATCATGAAGGGAGTAACCAATGCCCACTCCAACTTCGAAAAGGCTTTCCGCGAGAACCACTGGTACAACATCAGCGGCATCGATGTGTATACGATGAGCAACAACATGAGTGCCATCGCCATCATGGGCAACTCTATTACCGACGGCAAATGTTCTACGGATAATGCCCAGAACCGGTGGCCGGATGTTATGTCGGAGATGCTGCAGCTGAAGCATAAGATAACCAACCAGGGCGTATTGAACCTGGGCATCGGCAACAACCGGGTAACCGTGCCGGGCGGTTTCGGGGCACTCGCCAAGGAACGCTTCGACCGAGATATTCTGATGCAGAGCGGCGTAAAGAAGGTAATTATCTTTGAAGGCATCAACGACATAGGTGCAGCCAAGAGCGGCAACAGCGAAACGGTAGCCCGCCAGATTATAGAGAGCATACAGGGAATGATGAAGAAGGCGAAGGCCCGGAAGATGAAAGTTTATCTGGGCACCATCACGCCTTTCAAGGGTGCCGGCTACTACAGCCATTTCCACGAAGCAGCCCGACTCTATGTAAACGACTGGATTCGAAGTCAGGCAAAGAACGCAGATGGCATTTTAGACTTCGCCAAGCTGCTTCAAGACCCGAATGATGACAGAAGGATGAAACGGGAATATGCCAGCAACGACTGGCTCCACCCGAATCCGGCAGGCTACAAGGCGATGGGAATCTATGCCGCTGATATCGTCAAGTAA
- a CDS encoding DUF2442 domain-containing protein, with protein MEQYRVNRVWVDDAHIWAETQNGWKANYPFSRWSRLANATPAQRKAFVLSRYGIHWPELDEDLCFEGLFADAGIYKPSNAEDTIYYQA; from the coding sequence ATGGAGCAATATAGAGTAAATCGCGTTTGGGTTGACGATGCCCATATTTGGGCAGAAACCCAAAATGGCTGGAAGGCTAACTATCCTTTCAGCCGTTGGAGCCGTCTTGCTAACGCCACACCTGCCCAGCGTAAGGCTTTCGTATTGAGCAGATATGGTATCCATTGGCCTGAATTAGACGAAGATTTATGCTTTGAAGGACTGTTCGCAGATGCTGGCATATACAAACCGTCAAATGCAGAAGATACTATTTATTATCAAGCATAA
- a CDS encoding DUF4160 domain-containing protein: MPTIFIFFGFRFMFYSNDHEPIHVHVIKDGNEAKYNVSPLTQIYNHGFKKHDIALIESIISENEAVIIDRWKEYFNQK; encoded by the coding sequence ATGCCAACAATATTTATATTTTTCGGATTCAGATTCATGTTTTATTCTAATGATCATGAACCAATTCATGTCCATGTTATCAAGGATGGAAATGAAGCAAAATACAATGTATCCCCTCTGACCCAGATTTATAATCATGGATTCAAAAAGCATGATATTGCCTTGATTGAATCTATTATTTCTGAGAATGAGGCGGTCATTATAGATAGATGGAAAGAGTATTTTAATCAAAAATAA
- a CDS encoding TlpA family protein disulfide reductase: MIKQMMMALLLAMMPLAASAQETHVVQEQVDSLLSPSIVVNRHFYVKDLNGKLWTEQSLKGHKVVINAWYSGCGPCLREMPILSEWKNKYPNVIFLSVNFEKADKVRKITEARGFNWTHLYGDNYFVKFVGSGGFPLFIVLGEDGLIRYMVNGTNEKIRQDILNVINK; the protein is encoded by the coding sequence ATGATAAAACAAATGATGATGGCGTTGCTTTTGGCGATGATGCCTCTTGCAGCAAGCGCACAGGAAACTCATGTCGTACAGGAACAAGTAGATAGTTTGCTGTCTCCTAGTATAGTGGTGAATCGACATTTCTATGTCAAGGATTTGAACGGAAAACTTTGGACAGAACAGTCGCTCAAGGGACATAAGGTAGTAATCAACGCATGGTATTCAGGCTGTGGACCTTGTTTGCGAGAAATGCCTATCCTTTCGGAGTGGAAGAATAAGTATCCTAATGTGATATTTCTCTCTGTAAACTTCGAGAAAGCTGATAAGGTAAGGAAGATAACGGAGGCACGTGGCTTCAATTGGACTCATCTTTATGGTGATAATTATTTCGTGAAATTTGTTGGCTCAGGCGGTTTTCCTCTCTTTATCGTCCTAGGTGAGGATGGCTTGATACGTTATATGGTGAATGGTACCAATGAGAAGATACGTCAGGATATTTTGAACGTTATCAATAAGTAG
- a CDS encoding DUF4160 domain-containing protein → MICGYYLYFTSHCIVEAMHVHASDRHLTESGSAKLFVMGNGDTVVKEQGVLTNKELRIIREFVKDNYQEMFLKWSEMSNNGFYRGE, encoded by the coding sequence ATGATATGTGGGTATTACCTCTATTTTACTTCCCATTGTATCGTGGAAGCTATGCATGTACATGCTAGTGACCGGCACTTAACAGAATCAGGTTCTGCCAAGTTGTTTGTAATGGGAAATGGCGATACTGTCGTAAAAGAACAAGGTGTTCTGACCAATAAAGAATTGAGAATCATTCGTGAGTTCGTAAAAGACAATTATCAGGAAATGTTCTTGAAATGGTCGGAAATGAGCAATAATGGCTTTTATCGTGGAGAATAA
- a CDS encoding DUF7723 family protein yields MKEEEIKAVAEKAMMIVCGYAFSQTEEGFIRVVYLHSPYHALVMTSEGEVTETNMDDIEISIVQKYWKRNKKLMEQAYA; encoded by the coding sequence ATGAAGGAAGAAGAAATTAAAGCCGTAGCAGAAAAAGCCATGATGATAGTTTGCGGATATGCATTTTCGCAAACCGAAGAAGGTTTTATACGTGTAGTGTATCTACACTCCCCATATCATGCTCTTGTAATGACAAGCGAGGGTGAAGTAACAGAAACCAATATGGATGATATAGAAATCAGCATCGTTCAAAAGTATTGGAAACGAAACAAAAAATTAATGGAGCAAGCTTATGCCTAA
- a CDS encoding DUF7724 family protein, which produces MDNVNLSSEALLSNQGDMTSFRYGNSNIRFRTPKCLKRYTEVKEWDNGYIVVMADYEGMGETEEYIDLLPILKNLYINPETFLKPIKTVKIDYHEGRRN; this is translated from the coding sequence ATGGACAACGTGAATCTTTCATCAGAAGCATTACTCTCCAATCAGGGAGATATGACTTCATTTAGATATGGCAATAGTAATATCCGATTTCGTACTCCAAAATGCCTCAAACGATACACAGAGGTTAAGGAATGGGATAATGGATATATTGTTGTCATGGCCGACTACGAAGGTATGGGAGAAACCGAAGAGTACATTGATCTTTTGCCCATATTGAAGAATCTGTATATTAATCCTGAGACTTTTCTCAAACCAATCAAGACAGTAAAAATAGATTATCATGAAGGAAGAAGAAATTAA
- a CDS encoding ATP-binding protein has translation MIVRPKRIYRKRIPYGMQNFEDVIKEDCYYVDKTPFIEQIEESNKYFFFIRPRRFGKTLTLSMLENYYDINKKDKFDEIFGKLYIGQNPTPEHNTYLIIHLNFAEVAAGLDDYKDGLDNHCRLVFNFFCDIYAHILPAGTKEGLQQETDAVSKLRFLCQKCQEVGKKIYLFIDEYDNFTNMILAHEEHLVRYRNQTHGEGYLRQFFNTIKGAAGNTLGRVFVTGVSPVTMDDLTSGFNIGTNYSLSPDFNEMTGFTEEEVRKMLDYYGSVLPFNHTTDELIKVMKPWYDNYCFAEERYGETTMYNSVMVLNFVDNYIRSNYQIPKKMVETNIRIDYDKLRMLIRHDKEFAHDASIIQQLVTQGFVIGTLNENFPAERINDPDNFLSLLFYFGMVTIDGTYDGETKFIIPNEVVRDQMYTYLLDTYKENDLVYDRYSKGKLESKLAYHGEYKPYFEYIADCLKKYSSQRDKQKGEAFVHGFTLAMTSQNKFYRPISELDNDGGYADIFLSPLCDIYKDMVDSYIIELKYCKSQTTDEQVKKLFEEASAQISRYADSDMVREAVKTTKLHKLVVIYRGAEMVACEEI, from the coding sequence ATGATAGTAAGACCAAAGCGCATTTATCGCAAGCGCATACCATACGGCATGCAGAATTTTGAGGATGTCATAAAAGAGGATTGTTACTATGTGGACAAGACTCCTTTCATAGAGCAAATAGAAGAATCCAACAAGTATTTCTTCTTCATTCGCCCTCGCCGTTTCGGCAAGACACTTACCCTCTCCATGCTTGAGAATTACTATGACATCAACAAGAAAGACAAGTTTGATGAAATCTTTGGCAAGCTATACATCGGGCAGAATCCTACACCAGAGCATAATACATATCTCATCATCCACCTCAATTTTGCCGAGGTGGCAGCAGGATTGGATGATTATAAGGATGGACTGGACAACCATTGCCGCCTTGTATTCAATTTCTTCTGTGACATCTATGCACATATTCTTCCTGCTGGTACCAAGGAAGGATTGCAACAGGAGACTGATGCGGTATCCAAATTGAGGTTTCTTTGCCAGAAATGCCAGGAGGTGGGAAAGAAGATTTATCTCTTCATCGATGAGTACGACAACTTCACCAACATGATTCTCGCCCATGAGGAGCATCTCGTGAGGTATCGCAACCAGACCCACGGAGAGGGATACTTGCGCCAGTTCTTCAACACCATCAAGGGTGCGGCTGGCAATACTCTGGGCAGAGTGTTCGTCACGGGAGTAAGCCCTGTGACCATGGACGACCTGACCAGCGGATTCAACATCGGAACCAACTACTCGCTCTCACCTGACTTCAATGAGATGACGGGATTTACCGAGGAGGAAGTGAGAAAAATGCTGGATTATTACGGCAGCGTCCTGCCATTCAATCACACTACCGATGAGCTGATTAAGGTGATGAAGCCTTGGTACGACAACTATTGCTTCGCCGAGGAGAGATATGGTGAGACCACCATGTACAACTCGGTAATGGTGCTCAACTTCGTAGATAATTACATCCGAAGCAATTACCAAATCCCTAAGAAGATGGTAGAGACCAACATCCGTATCGACTATGACAAGTTGCGAATGCTCATCCGCCACGACAAGGAGTTCGCCCACGATGCCAGCATCATCCAGCAGTTGGTAACCCAGGGATTCGTGATAGGCACGCTCAACGAGAACTTCCCTGCCGAGCGAATCAACGACCCAGACAACTTCCTCAGCCTGCTGTTCTATTTCGGCATGGTAACGATAGACGGAACTTATGATGGTGAGACCAAGTTCATCATCCCGAATGAGGTGGTGCGTGACCAGATGTACACCTACCTGCTCGACACCTACAAGGAGAACGACTTGGTATATGATAGATATAGCAAGGGTAAACTGGAGAGCAAACTGGCTTATCATGGAGAATACAAGCCATACTTTGAATATATCGCCGACTGCCTGAAGAAGTACTCCTCCCAGCGAGACAAGCAGAAGGGAGAGGCTTTTGTGCATGGCTTCACCTTGGCGATGACAAGCCAGAACAAGTTCTATCGCCCTATCTCTGAGCTGGACAATGACGGCGGCTATGCCGACATCTTCCTCTCTCCGCTCTGTGACATCTACAAGGACATGGTAGATTCATATATCATCGAGTTGAAATATTGCAAGAGCCAAACCACAGATGAGCAAGTGAAAAAGCTCTTCGAGGAGGCTTCAGCTCAAATCTCTCGCTATGCGGACAGTGATATGGTCAGAGAGGCAGTAAAGACTACAAAGCTCCACAAGCTGGTGGTTATCTACCGCGGAGCGGAAATGGTGGCTTGCGAGGAGATATAA
- a CDS encoding RagB/SusD family nutrient uptake outer membrane protein, which produces MKKYIVSLAIATFTLSSLTGCIEEYEPEGYGNYVTTDQASQAPGAFDNFVNNITSSLSGQFTYSGSDMRPWDFGYTSFFLQRDVMGQDIALANDGSWYQTWYASGIGLGPRYAACQLPWTYYYGWIKNCNTVLSLGGENPDEKFKAGEGIAYAMRAMFYMDLARMYAPETYGKNKEALTVPLITEKGTEDMYNNPRLTNEKMFEFILSDLNKAEEYLAGYKRENKYTPDLSVVYGLKARAYLTMEDWANAEKYAKLAQQGYTEMTGEEYTSKTTGFNTANSSWMFATHFKSDDPNLRDNDGDTSWASQMIIEIGGKKGDCGYAANYGFPLVVDRHLYETIPATDFRKNCFVDFNIDNLATNAEKLKALAKYSNEPSYILKAGAAAATYGGNVGGLSVKFRPVNGACDQPLATAGAVDVPLMRVEEMKLIEIEAAGMQNESKGIEMLTEFAKKRDPQYEYGKHNEAYGNTSTSKFQNEVWWQRRVELWGEGFATFDIKRLNKGIIRSYANSNHFDGDKWNTTKVPDWMTLCIVGSEADVNHALVNNPTPVTPTENSEEYVW; this is translated from the coding sequence ATGAAAAAATATATAGTTTCTTTGGCTATTGCCACATTTACACTTTCTTCTCTTACTGGCTGTATAGAAGAATATGAGCCAGAAGGTTATGGCAACTATGTCACAACAGACCAAGCATCACAAGCTCCAGGAGCTTTCGATAACTTTGTCAATAACATCACCTCTTCTTTGAGTGGTCAATTTACTTATAGTGGCAGCGACATGCGTCCATGGGATTTTGGTTACACATCATTCTTCTTGCAGCGTGATGTCATGGGACAAGATATTGCCTTGGCAAATGATGGTAGCTGGTACCAGACTTGGTATGCATCTGGTATCGGTTTAGGACCACGCTATGCGGCATGCCAGTTGCCATGGACATATTACTATGGTTGGATTAAGAACTGTAATACTGTTCTTTCACTTGGTGGTGAAAACCCTGATGAGAAATTTAAGGCTGGTGAAGGTATCGCATATGCAATGCGTGCTATGTTCTACATGGACTTGGCTCGTATGTATGCACCTGAAACTTATGGCAAGAATAAAGAAGCATTAACTGTTCCATTGATAACAGAAAAGGGTACTGAAGACATGTATAACAACCCTCGTCTGACCAATGAGAAGATGTTTGAGTTTATTCTTTCTGACTTGAATAAGGCAGAAGAATACCTTGCAGGTTATAAGCGTGAGAACAAATATACTCCTGATCTCTCTGTTGTATATGGTTTGAAGGCTCGTGCATATCTCACAATGGAAGATTGGGCTAACGCTGAGAAATATGCCAAATTGGCTCAGCAAGGCTATACCGAGATGACAGGTGAAGAATATACAAGCAAGACCACAGGTTTCAATACAGCCAACAGCTCATGGATGTTTGCTACTCACTTCAAGTCTGATGATCCAAACTTGCGTGACAATGATGGTGATACATCTTGGGCTTCACAGATGATTATCGAAATCGGTGGTAAGAAGGGAGATTGTGGTTATGCCGCAAACTATGGTTTTCCTCTCGTTGTGGATCGTCATCTTTATGAGACAATTCCAGCAACTGACTTCCGCAAGAACTGCTTTGTTGACTTCAATATCGACAATTTAGCAACAAACGCAGAAAAACTCAAAGCATTGGCAAAATATAGCAATGAACCAAGCTATATCTTAAAAGCTGGTGCCGCTGCTGCTACATATGGTGGCAATGTAGGTGGTCTTTCTGTAAAGTTCCGTCCAGTAAATGGTGCATGCGATCAGCCATTAGCAACTGCTGGTGCAGTAGACGTACCATTGATGCGTGTTGAGGAAATGAAGCTCATCGAAATCGAAGCAGCTGGTATGCAGAATGAAAGCAAAGGTATTGAGATGCTTACGGAATTTGCAAAGAAGCGTGACCCACAATATGAGTATGGTAAGCACAATGAGGCATATGGTAATACTTCAACATCTAAATTCCAGAACGAAGTATGGTGGCAGCGTCGTGTTGAACTCTGGGGTGAGGGATTTGCAACATTCGACATCAAGCGTCTTAACAAGGGTATCATCCGCAGTTATGCTAACTCTAACCATTTCGATGGTGACAAATGGAACACAACTAAGGTTCCAGATTGGATGACACTCTGTATCGTTGGTTCAGAAGCTGATGTAAACCATGCTTTGGTTAACAATCCTACACCAGTTACTCCTACAGAAAACTCAGAAGAGTATGTTTGGTAA